From Halodesulfovibrio aestuarii DSM 17919 = ATCC 29578, one genomic window encodes:
- a CDS encoding YciI family protein yields MFIVSLTYTCELDQINAHLEAHIAYLKNQYALGHFVASGRKVPRTGGVILARFDSREELDAALQLDPFYKEKLASYEIQEFIPTMVGEGLEAIREEA; encoded by the coding sequence ATGTTCATTGTATCTCTCACTTACACATGTGAATTGGATCAAATCAACGCACACCTTGAAGCACATATTGCGTACCTTAAGAACCAATATGCATTAGGGCATTTTGTCGCTTCCGGCAGAAAAGTTCCTCGCACAGGTGGAGTAATTCTGGCTCGATTTGACTCCCGGGAAGAACTGGATGCAGCACTTCAGCTTGACCCATTCTACAAAGAAAAACTTGCTTCCTATGAGATTCAGGAGTTCATACCGACGATGGTTGGGGAAGGTCTTGAGGCCATACGAGAAGAAGCGTAA
- a CDS encoding 4Fe-4S dicluster domain-containing protein, with protein MGHIIAKDIYKELGEKLDGSMVRMPWNDALKEMVTYLYTPAEAELIVAMPYRPATLERIATMTKLNETKLRYMLDGLCKKGLVCDIWNGDQYEYMVSPFVVGFFEFTMMRTGTNLPQKKWAELFQAYMFGKKEFLDANFADGQKISVMRALPYEETIIADPHVEVLDYERAAALIDAQSSFAVGLCSCRHEKHHLGEQKCNVPLDTCTTIGSGAEFLIRNNLARRSSKDEMFDILARSKDMGFTLTADNVKQDVGFICHCCGCCCTLMNGIKKTGYTNILVSSSFVATCSEEDCIGCGLCAKACPVDAISMQERFGAVIKDKRPKKLAVIDTDRCLGCGVCALQCKPKALVLEKTSKRVIHPEDTFERAILQSLERGTLQNLLFDNPNSKADNFMRFVLGGFLKLSPVKKSLMSDTLRSRFLQALRDVSGN; from the coding sequence ATGGGACACATCATTGCTAAAGACATATACAAAGAACTCGGAGAAAAGCTCGACGGATCTATGGTGCGTATGCCTTGGAATGATGCCCTGAAAGAAATGGTGACCTATCTATACACTCCTGCTGAAGCGGAGCTTATTGTTGCAATGCCATACAGGCCGGCAACGCTGGAACGCATTGCAACAATGACCAAGCTCAACGAGACCAAACTACGCTACATGCTTGATGGTCTATGCAAAAAGGGGCTTGTTTGCGACATATGGAATGGTGACCAATACGAATATATGGTCAGCCCTTTTGTTGTTGGTTTTTTTGAATTCACCATGATGCGTACCGGAACCAATCTGCCGCAGAAAAAATGGGCAGAACTGTTTCAAGCGTATATGTTCGGGAAAAAAGAATTTCTGGATGCTAACTTTGCTGATGGTCAAAAAATTTCCGTCATGCGTGCACTGCCGTACGAAGAAACTATTATTGCGGATCCGCATGTAGAAGTGCTTGATTACGAACGTGCTGCAGCCCTTATCGACGCTCAATCATCTTTTGCTGTGGGCCTGTGTTCCTGCCGGCACGAAAAACACCACCTTGGCGAACAAAAATGCAATGTTCCACTGGACACCTGCACTACCATCGGGAGCGGGGCAGAATTTCTTATTCGAAACAACCTTGCCAGACGTTCCAGTAAAGATGAAATGTTCGACATACTTGCCCGCTCAAAAGACATGGGATTCACCCTCACAGCGGATAACGTAAAGCAGGATGTAGGATTTATTTGCCACTGTTGCGGCTGCTGCTGTACCCTTATGAACGGAATCAAAAAAACCGGATACACCAACATTCTTGTATCATCCTCCTTTGTTGCCACATGCAGCGAGGAAGACTGCATCGGGTGCGGCCTGTGCGCCAAGGCCTGTCCTGTTGATGCCATTTCCATGCAGGAACGCTTCGGTGCTGTCATCAAAGATAAGCGTCCTAAAAAGCTTGCAGTAATTGATACAGACCGTTGTCTGGGATGCGGTGTATGTGCGCTACAATGCAAACCCAAAGCACTCGTTCTGGAAAAAACATCCAAGCGTGTAATCCATCCTGAAGACACATTTGAACGGGCGATTCTACAATCTCTGGAACGAGGCACCTTACAGAATCTCCTTTTCGATAATCCCAACAGTAAAGCAGATAACTTCATGCGCTTCGTGCTAGGAGGGTTCCTCAAACTCTCTCCCGTCAAAAAAAGCCTCATGAGTGACACATTACGCTCACGTTTTTTACAAGCACTGAGAGATGTGTCTGGAAATTAA